The following coding sequences are from one Kosakonia sp. H02 window:
- the murB gene encoding UDP-N-acetylmuramate dehydrogenase, which yields MNLSLKPWNTFGIDRNANRIVCAENTQQLLEAWQSAVQKQQPVLILGEGSNVLFLEDFAGTVIVNRIKGIEVHEEADAWLLHIGAGENWHNLVQLTLDRGMPGLENLALIPGCAGSSPIQNIGAYGVELSHVCNYVDCVELSSGKPQRLPAQACRFGYRDSIFKHEYQDVYAITAVGLRLPKAWQPVLNYGDLARLDPITATPQQVFEAVCHMRTSKLPDPKINGNAGSFFKNPVVTAEQSTILLADYPSAPHYPQADGSVKLAAGWLIDQCQLKGVSVGDAAVHHLQALVLINTGKATSEDVVQLAHVVRQRVGEKFNVWLEPEVRFIGRSGEVNAVEAIA from the coding sequence ATGAATCTCTCCCTTAAGCCCTGGAATACCTTTGGTATCGATCGTAATGCCAACCGCATTGTATGTGCAGAAAATACGCAGCAACTGCTGGAAGCCTGGCAGTCAGCAGTACAAAAACAGCAGCCTGTTCTAATCCTCGGTGAAGGAAGCAATGTACTTTTTCTGGAAGACTTTGCCGGGACAGTCATTGTTAATCGCATCAAAGGCATTGAGGTTCATGAAGAAGCTGATGCATGGCTCCTGCACATAGGGGCAGGAGAAAACTGGCATAACCTCGTGCAGTTAACGCTCGATCGCGGTATGCCCGGCCTTGAGAATCTTGCATTGATACCTGGCTGCGCAGGATCTTCACCTATCCAGAACATCGGCGCATATGGTGTAGAGCTAAGCCACGTCTGCAATTATGTCGATTGCGTAGAGCTCAGTAGCGGCAAACCGCAACGTTTGCCCGCTCAAGCCTGCCGTTTTGGCTATCGCGACAGCATTTTTAAACATGAATATCAGGATGTTTATGCCATCACAGCTGTGGGGCTACGGTTGCCTAAAGCCTGGCAGCCGGTATTGAATTATGGTGATCTGGCCCGTCTTGACCCAATCACCGCCACGCCGCAACAAGTTTTTGAGGCGGTATGCCACATGCGCACCAGCAAATTGCCGGATCCTAAAATTAACGGTAATGCTGGCAGCTTCTTTAAAAATCCAGTAGTTACTGCCGAGCAGTCCACCATTTTACTGGCTGATTATCCGAGCGCCCCACACTATCCTCAGGCAGACGGCTCTGTGAAGCTAGCTGCCGGCTGGCTCATCGATCAATGCCAGTTGAAAGGTGTATCGGTAGGTGACGCGGCAGTCCACCACTTGCAAGCTTTGGTGCTGATCAATACAGGAAAAGCTACAAGTGAAGATGTGGTGCAACTCGCGCATGTGGTTCGTCAACGCGTGGGTGAGAAATTTAATGTCTGGCTGGAGCCAGAGGTGCGGTTTATCGGCCGTTCCGGCGAAGTGAACGCAGTAGAGGCTATTGCATGA
- the birA gene encoding bifunctional biotin--[acetyl-CoA-carboxylase] ligase/biotin operon repressor BirA has protein sequence MKDNTVPLTLISILADGEFHSGEQLGEHLGMSRAAINKHVQTLRDWGVDVFTVPGKGYSLPEPIQLLDKNLISSQIKQGNVAVLPVIDSTNQYLLERLSELQSGDACVAEYQQAGRGRRGRKWVSPFGANLYISMYWRLEQGPAAAIGLSLVIGIVMAEVLRDLGADQVRVKWPNDLYLQDRKLAGILVELTGKTGDAAQIVIGAGVNLVMRKAQAEDINQSWINLQEAGVRIDRNLLAARLITELRTALQYFEQDGLMPFLSRWEALDNFINRPVKLIIGEKEIFGISRGIDAQGALLLEQNGVIKPWVGGEISLRSAE, from the coding sequence ATGAAAGATAATACCGTCCCGTTGACGCTCATCTCTATTCTGGCAGATGGTGAATTCCATTCCGGTGAGCAACTCGGCGAGCATTTAGGCATGAGCCGCGCAGCTATCAATAAACATGTCCAGACGCTCCGTGATTGGGGTGTGGACGTTTTTACCGTGCCGGGTAAAGGCTACAGCCTTCCTGAACCCATCCAGCTACTGGATAAAAACCTTATCAGTAGCCAGATAAAACAAGGTAACGTCGCTGTTTTGCCGGTGATTGATTCAACTAACCAATATCTGCTGGAACGCCTGAGCGAGTTGCAGTCTGGCGATGCCTGCGTCGCTGAATACCAGCAGGCCGGGCGTGGCCGACGTGGTCGTAAATGGGTTTCGCCTTTTGGCGCGAACCTTTATATCTCTATGTACTGGCGTCTCGAACAAGGCCCGGCCGCAGCTATTGGATTGAGTCTGGTTATTGGTATCGTAATGGCTGAAGTGCTACGCGACTTAGGCGCTGACCAGGTCCGGGTTAAATGGCCAAACGATCTCTATTTGCAAGACCGAAAACTTGCAGGGATCCTCGTTGAATTAACAGGTAAAACAGGCGATGCTGCGCAAATTGTGATTGGTGCAGGGGTTAACCTCGTCATGCGCAAAGCACAAGCTGAGGACATAAACCAGAGCTGGATTAATTTGCAGGAAGCGGGCGTTCGTATTGATCGTAACTTACTGGCGGCACGTCTGATAACTGAACTACGCACGGCTTTACAATACTTTGAGCAGGATGGTCTTATGCCCTTCCTCTCTCGCTGGGAAGCGTTAGATAACTTTATTAACCGCCCTGTGAAACTGATTATTGGCGAGAAAGAAATATTCGGCATCTCCCGAGGGATTGATGCGCAAGGCGCGCTACTGCTTGAGCAAAATGGTGTGATTAAACCCTGGGTGGGTGGGGAAATATCGTTACGCAGTGCAGAGTAA
- the coaA gene encoding type I pantothenate kinase: MSKKEQTLMTPYLQFNRSQWAALRDSVPMTLTEGEIARLKGINEDLSLEEVAEIYLPLSRLLNFYISSNLRRQAVLEQFLGTNGQRIPYIISIAGSVAVGKSTTARVLQALLSRWPEHRRVELITTDGFLHPNQVLKDRGLMKKKGFPQSYDMHRLVQFVSDIKSGVTNVTAPVYSHLIYDVIPDGDKTVAQPDILILEGLNVLQSGMDYPHDPHHVFVSDFVDFSIYVDAPEDLLQTWYINRFLKFREGAFTNPDSYFHNYAKLSKEEAVEIAQSLWKEINGLNLKENILPTRERASLIMTKSANHAVEQVRLRK; the protein is encoded by the coding sequence ATGAGTAAAAAAGAGCAAACGTTAATGACGCCTTACTTACAGTTTAATCGCAGCCAGTGGGCTGCTCTTCGTGATTCTGTTCCGATGACCCTGACTGAGGGTGAAATCGCGAGATTAAAAGGCATTAATGAAGACCTTTCTTTGGAAGAAGTGGCTGAGATTTACCTTCCCCTTTCCCGTTTACTTAATTTCTACATTAGTTCCAACCTGCGCCGTCAGGCTGTACTGGAACAATTTCTCGGCACTAATGGGCAACGTATTCCCTATATCATCAGCATCGCTGGCAGCGTTGCGGTAGGCAAAAGCACCACCGCGCGCGTATTGCAGGCGTTGTTGAGCCGTTGGCCGGAACATCGCCGCGTTGAACTCATTACTACCGATGGCTTTTTACACCCGAACCAGGTGTTGAAGGATCGCGGGCTAATGAAGAAGAAAGGATTTCCTCAATCGTATGATATGCACCGTCTCGTGCAGTTCGTTTCGGATATTAAGTCCGGGGTAACAAATGTCACGGCTCCGGTTTATTCGCATCTGATCTACGATGTCATTCCCGATGGGGATAAGACAGTTGCCCAACCGGATATTCTCATTCTTGAAGGGCTGAATGTTCTCCAGAGCGGTATGGATTATCCCCATGATCCGCACCATGTTTTTGTTTCTGACTTTGTCGACTTCTCTATTTATGTCGATGCGCCCGAAGATTTGCTCCAGACCTGGTATATCAATCGCTTCCTGAAATTCCGTGAAGGGGCGTTTACCAACCCTGATTCCTATTTCCACAATTATGCGAAACTATCAAAAGAAGAAGCGGTAGAGATTGCTCAATCGTTGTGGAAAGAAATTAACGGATTAAATCTTAAAGAAAATATCCTACCAACGCGCGAACGTGCCAGCCTGATTATGACCAAAAGCGCCAATCATGCTGTTGAGCAAGTGCGTCTGCGTAAATAA
- the metA gene encoding homoserine O-succinyltransferase, which produces MPIRVQDELPAVNFLRDENVFVMTTSRATVQEIRPLKVLILNLMPKKIETENQFLRLLSNSPLQVDVRLLRIDSRESRNTPAEHLNTFYCNFDEVCDENFDGLIVTGAPLGLIEFNDVAYWPQIEQVLEWAKDHVTSTLFVCWAVQAALNILYGIPKQTRSEKLSGVYEHHLLHPHALLTRGFDDVFLAPHSRYADFPSALIRDYTDLEILAETADGDAYLFASKDKRIAFVTGHPEYDAHTLASEYFRDVEAGLQPELPHNYFPQDDPQHKPRASWRSHGNLLFINWLNYYVYQITPYDLRHMNPTLD; this is translated from the coding sequence ATGCCGATTCGGGTGCAGGACGAGCTGCCAGCCGTCAATTTCTTACGTGATGAAAACGTCTTTGTAATGACGACTTCTCGCGCGACAGTGCAGGAAATTCGTCCCCTTAAGGTGCTTATCCTCAACCTGATGCCGAAAAAAATCGAGACGGAAAACCAGTTCCTGCGCCTGCTGTCGAACTCACCCTTACAAGTTGATGTTCGCCTGTTGCGTATCGATTCCCGCGAGTCGCGCAACACGCCAGCCGAGCACCTGAACACCTTTTACTGTAATTTCGACGAAGTCTGCGATGAGAACTTTGATGGTCTGATCGTCACCGGCGCGCCGTTAGGCCTGATAGAGTTTAATGATGTCGCCTATTGGCCGCAGATCGAGCAGGTTCTCGAATGGGCAAAAGATCACGTTACCTCGACACTGTTTGTCTGTTGGGCAGTACAAGCCGCATTAAACATTCTCTATGGCATCCCCAAACAGACCCGCAGCGAAAAACTCTCAGGCGTATACGAACATCATCTCCTCCATCCACATGCTCTGTTAACACGGGGTTTTGACGATGTATTTCTTGCGCCGCACTCGCGCTACGCTGATTTCCCGTCGGCGCTGATCCGTGATTACACCGATCTTGAGATCCTCGCGGAAACCGCAGACGGCGACGCATACCTGTTTGCCAGCAAAGATAAGCGTATCGCTTTTGTCACCGGCCACCCGGAATATGATGCCCACACCCTGGCAAGCGAGTATTTCCGTGACGTGGAAGCGGGTCTGCAACCCGAATTGCCGCACAATTATTTTCCGCAAGATGATCCGCAACATAAACCACGCGCCTCCTGGCGTAGTCACGGCAATTTGCTGTTCATCAACTGGCTTAACTACTACGTCTACCAGATCACACCATACGATCTGCGTCATATGAATCCGACGCTGGATTAA
- a CDS encoding transposase — MNERKVYTREFKLHAASMVLDDNCPVPDVCASLDIGPTALRRWVDQVRKEREGQPVKGKELKAKIKRMEMEAEILKKATALLMSDPDRFR, encoded by the coding sequence ATGAACGAAAGAAAGGTCTATACCCGCGAGTTCAAGCTGCATGCTGCCAGCATGGTGCTTGATGATAACTGCCCGGTTCCAGACGTTTGTGCATCGCTGGATATCGGGCCCACCGCTTTACGGCGCTGGGTCGATCAGGTTCGCAAGGAGCGCGAGGGGCAGCCAGTTAAAGGCAAGGAACTGAAGGCCAAGATCAAGCGCATGGAAATGGAAGCCGAGATCTTAAAAAAGGCTACCGCTCTCTTGATGTCGGATCCCGATCGTTTTCGATGA
- a CDS encoding transposase, with the protein MNCCLSTISRATLPAQSSIALEATSLYHLDAAELAHGMGHRVYVVDAYRVSHYRESIGQRAKTDPCDARLLARYLSSEQQRLRIWNPPPPLYTVLKSLLNKRAQLIKAHVALMLSWSSEPLLKALSAQQLEHFKQSDQAIQKLLRKASQEAGISENIRRCKAIEGIGELTATCWLRPTRFRRPCCPCCVNRKVRNKKAPPVGAFFCANEIPAVVRVINVFCKVREKVELTFVAG; encoded by the coding sequence GTGAACTGCTGTCTCAGTACGATTTCCCGGGCGACCCTGCCGGCGCAAAGCTCGATTGCCCTGGAGGCCACCAGCCTCTACCACTTGGACGCGGCTGAACTGGCTCATGGCATGGGCCATCGCGTTTATGTTGTGGATGCTTATCGGGTGAGTCATTACCGCGAAAGTATTGGCCAGCGAGCAAAAACCGATCCGTGTGATGCCCGCCTGCTGGCACGTTATCTGTCCAGTGAGCAGCAACGGCTGCGGATCTGGAACCCACCGCCGCCGCTCTATACCGTGCTTAAAAGCTTGCTTAACAAACGTGCTCAACTGATAAAAGCCCACGTCGCGCTCATGCTGAGCTGGTCGAGCGAACCCCTTTTGAAAGCGCTATCGGCCCAGCAGTTGGAGCACTTCAAACAGTCTGATCAGGCTATTCAGAAGTTACTGCGTAAGGCTAGCCAAGAGGCTGGTATTAGCGAAAACATCAGACGCTGCAAAGCGATTGAAGGGATCGGCGAACTGACTGCTACTTGCTGGCTCAGGCCAACCAGGTTCCGCAGACCATGCTGTCCTTGCTGCGTTAATCGCAAAGTTCGTAATAAAAAAGCGCCGCCTGTCGGCGCTTTTTTTTGTGCTAATGAAATACCAGCCGTGGTGCGTGTGATTAATGTATTTTGCAAGGTCAGAGAAAAAGTGGAATTAACCTTTGTAGCGGGATAG